A window of the Zeugodacus cucurbitae isolate PBARC_wt_2022May chromosome 2, idZeuCucr1.2, whole genome shotgun sequence genome harbors these coding sequences:
- the LOC114804395 gene encoding uncharacterized protein LOC114804395, with product MKYSFYLFLLMCHTQYVTTWRSFAFRFSTIQCTKRSQLISFVNCSVAEQNGVKYGVSFSLKFSTAIVNPYLDVIVTAIRNSQPEFVIINITHFDGCKFLQNTNPFNLLQILRNEFEKFSKIPNKCPVAKDTEIHVKNMSLDPEKFPPYVPQTGFRTEVRLWEKDTVILNLMVNGSVDTKKRINRQKTKNN from the exons ATGAAATATTCATTCTACCTATTCCTTTTAATGTGTCATACGCAATATGTCACAACTTGG CGTTCTTTTGCGTTCCGCTTCTCTACAATACAATGTACGAAACGATCGCAACTCATCTCATTCGTAAATTGTTCGGTAGCGGAACAAAATGGAGTTAAATACGGTGTTTCATTTAGCTTGAAATTTTCCACCGCCATTGTGAATCCCTATCTCGATGTAATTGTAACCGCCATACGGAACTCTCAACCGGAATTTGTGATTATCAACATAACCCATTTCGATGGCTGCAAGTTTCTACAGAACACCAATccttttaatttattgcaaatattgcgtaatgaatttgaaaaattttccaaaattccaAATAAGTGTCCAGTGGCAAAG GACACAGAAATACACGTAAAGAACATGTCTTTGGACCCGGAAAAGTTCCCCCCATATGTGCCACAAACAGGTTTCCGGACGGAAGTGCGACTGTGGGAAAAAGACACCGTAATTCTTAATCTAATGGTTAACGGGAGTGTAGATACGAAGAAACGCATAAAtagacaaaaaacgaaaaataactaA